Proteins from one Triticum aestivum cultivar Chinese Spring chromosome 7A, IWGSC CS RefSeq v2.1, whole genome shotgun sequence genomic window:
- the LOC123153139 gene encoding peroxidase 2 has translation MAAVGAEKMYLLLACALLLLAVGCQASPLQIGFYHDRCPQTEAIVKGVMMDAISQNPGNGAAMIRMLFHDCFVEGCDASVLLDPTPFSPTPEKLSAPNNPSLRGFELIDAIKDALEEACPGVVSCADIIAFSARDASCILSGGKVDFEVPSGRRDGTFSNASEPVKFLVPPTSNLSDLVDSFVVKGLDAEDLVILSGAHTIGRSHCSAFVPDRLNVSSDIDGGFAAFLRGQCPADAAPGGNDPTVMQDVVTPNDLDRQYYNNVLSHTVLFTSDAALLTSEETARMVVDNANIPGWWEDRFEKAMVKMAGIEVKTGDQGQIRKNCRAIN, from the exons ATGGCGGCTGTTGGTGCTGAGAAGATGTATCTTCTGCTGGCGTGTGCTTTGCTGCTGCTTGCCGTGGGGTGCCAGGCCAGCCCTCTGCAGATCGGGTTCTACCACGACAGGTGCCCCCAGACGGAGGCCATCGTCAAGGGCGTTATGATGGACGCCATCTCCCAGAACCCCGGCAATGGCGCCGCCATGATCCGCATGctcttccacgactgcttcgtcgAG GGTTGTGACGCTTCAGTCCTCCTGGACCCGACCCCGTTCAGCCCGACGCCGGAGAAGCTCAGCGCACCCAACAATCCCTCCCTGCGCGGCTTCGAGCTGATCGATGCCATCAAGGACGCCCTCGAGGAGGCCTGCCCGGgcgtcgtctcctgcgccgacatcaTCGCTTTCTCGGCCCGCGACGCGTCCTGCATCCTCAGCGGGGGAAAGGTGGACTTCGAGGTGCCGTCCGGCCGCCGCGACGGCACCTTCTCCAACGCCTCCGAGCCGGTCAAGTTCCTCGTCCCACCCACGTCCAACCTCAGCGACCTCGTGGACAGCTTCGTCGTCAAGGGCCTCGATGCGGAGGACCTGGTCATCCTCTCCGGCGCACACACCATCGGTCGCTCCCACTGCTCCGCCTTCGTGCCCGACCGCCTCAACGTCTCCTCCGACATCGACGGCGGCTTCGCCGCGTTCCTGCGTGGACAGTGCCCCGCGGACGCCGCCCCGGGCGGCAACGACCCGACGGTGATGCAGGACGTGGTGACCCCGAACGACCTGGACAGGCAGTACTACAACAACGTGCTGTCGCACACGGTGCTCTTCACCTCCGACGCGGCGCTCCTGACGTCCGAGGAGACGGCGAGGATGGTGGTGGACAACGCCAACATCCCTGGGTGGTGGGAGGACAGGTTCGAGAAGGCCATGGTGAAGATGGCCGGCATCGAGGTGAAGACCGGCGACCAGGGACAGATCAGGAAGAATTGCCGCGCAATCAACTAG
- the LOC123151825 gene encoding phosphatidylinositol transfer protein 3, translated as MSDQPKKTARSQEATQQKASSSEEQQQEKINEVRGLLGSLTEEMPSFMSDATIRRFLRARNWSMEQATKGLKETVKWRRDYRPDAISWDDVAEMENEVRRTHVADYLDKNGRSVLVSNVPMKSKVSAKEQIKHLVYLLEYFATNSADEQDDFVVWLTDFRGWSISSTPLSITRESIHIIQNYYPGVIGVAIPFDPPRIFESFWKIAKNFVQADMKEKVKFVYANKPESLKTIADIFDLDTLESSFGGRSTRTAFDINKYAERMRRADKMRGASKDSNGHNHN; from the exons ATGAGTGACCAGCCGAAGAAGACGGCCAGGAGCCAAGAAGCAACGCAGCAGAAAGCGTCGTCTTCGGAAGAACAGCAGCAGGAAAAG ATAAATGAGGTGCGGGGTCTCCTTGGCAGTCTGACGGAGGAGATGCCGAGTTTTATGTCAGACGCCACCATCCGCCGTTTCCTCAGGGCGAGGAATTGGAGCATGGAGCAAGCAACCAAGGGTCTCAAGGAGACTGTCAAGTGGAGGCGTGACTACAGGCCGGATGCAATTTCCTGG GACGACGTTGCAGAAATGGAGAACGAGGTCAGGAGGACACATGTGGCCGACTACCTTGATAAGAATGGAAGAAGTGTCCTCGTATCAAACGTACCAATGAAG TCTAAAGTTTCAGCCAAGGAGCAGATAAAGCACCTGGTGTATCTCCTAGAGTATTTCGCCACCAACTCAGCGGATGAACAAGACGACTTCGTCGTTTGGCTGACCGACTTCCGGGGCTGGTCGATATCGAGCACGCCGCTGTCGATAACCCGCGAATCCATACACATAATCCAAAACTATTATCCGGGGGTGATAGGCGTGGCGATTCCTTTCGACCCTCCCAGGATTTTTGAATCTTTTTGGAAG ATAGCCAAGAACTTCGTGCAGGCAGACATGAAAGAGAAAGTGAAGTTTGTATATGCTAACAAGCCGGAGAGCCTCAAGACAATCGCTGACATCTTTGACTTGGATACGCTGGAGTCTTCATTTGGAGGAAGAAGCACCCGTACGGCCTTCGACATCAACAAGTATGCCGAGAGAATGAGAAGAGCCGACAAGATGAGAGGAGCATCAAAAGATTCAAATGGCCACAACCACAACTGA